In Massilistercora timonensis, the following are encoded in one genomic region:
- a CDS encoding L,D-transpeptidase family protein, protein MRGKKIGILLAILICFGLSSIVAAAQEPEAEGNGTEAYSEENGEPGNQDPESEGDKADDSQTSDSNTDPDTNESGETAGKVTEITLSQKTLEISLLETEYKVEATVNADAADQSLTWKSDAPEVVSVDSESGAMIAHKQGTAVITVTAKDGSNVTATLTVEVKNLLSGVCKDPTGAISDTYYYQNGVVQNVTGVKKIDGTWYNLVKGRVQGDTVAKNENGWWRIDENGKVDFDYNGTARNSNGCWVIRDGKVDFSIDDIIKTTVDDASGWWYVRGGEVDFGYTGVAKNKNGWWRVVNGKVDFDCNSVEKNQNGWWVIQDGKVNFKYTGFAENQNGWWYCKGGKVQFGTNDVIKGTVNGKKAWWHVVKGEVTFDTTVAKNKNGWWRIEDGKVNFNCDSVEKNKNGWWYIRDGKVNFKYTGVAKNKNGWWRIVKGKVDFKCNSVEKNHNGWWYIRGGQVDFDYTGVAKNKNGWWRIVDGKVDFSCNSVEKNHKGWWYIRKGKVDFGYTGVAKNANGWWRIEKGKVNFKYNGVASNSNGSWYIVDGKVDFGYTGTITWKGDTYKVKEGKVELKSDAKMYKKAQSMSSNTKWLILVDTKKNRVGIYKGSKGNWQESKYWKCTTGKSSTPTVKGSFTVKSKGLRFGSGYTCWYYTQFHGNYLFHSVLYNPGSKTSIQDGRLGINASHGCVRLSLSNAKWIYNNIPKGTKVYIY, encoded by the coding sequence ATGAGAGGGAAGAAGATAGGCATCCTGCTGGCAATTCTGATCTGTTTTGGTCTGTCTTCCATTGTAGCTGCGGCACAGGAGCCGGAGGCAGAGGGAAACGGGACAGAAGCCTATAGCGAAGAAAATGGAGAACCGGGGAATCAGGATCCCGAAAGCGAAGGCGATAAAGCCGATGACAGTCAAACCAGCGACAGCAATACAGATCCGGATACCAATGAGAGTGGAGAGACTGCCGGGAAGGTGACAGAGATCACACTTTCCCAGAAGACCCTGGAGATCTCCCTGTTAGAGACAGAATATAAAGTAGAAGCAACGGTAAATGCTGATGCGGCAGATCAAAGCCTTACCTGGAAGTCAGATGCTCCCGAGGTTGTATCAGTAGATTCTGAGAGCGGGGCAATGATTGCTCACAAGCAGGGAACTGCCGTCATCACAGTAACGGCAAAGGACGGAAGCAATGTAACCGCTACGTTGACTGTGGAAGTGAAGAATCTTCTCAGCGGCGTGTGCAAAGATCCCACCGGTGCAATCAGCGATACCTATTATTATCAGAATGGCGTTGTCCAGAATGTTACAGGCGTGAAGAAGATCGATGGCACCTGGTATAACCTGGTAAAGGGAAGGGTTCAGGGAGACACGGTAGCCAAGAATGAAAACGGCTGGTGGCGGATCGATGAGAACGGAAAAGTAGACTTTGACTACAACGGGACTGCCCGGAACAGCAATGGATGTTGGGTGATCCGGGACGGCAAGGTGGATTTCTCCATTGATGATATTATTAAGACCACAGTAGACGACGCAAGCGGCTGGTGGTATGTCCGCGGCGGTGAAGTGGACTTTGGTTATACCGGCGTAGCCAAGAATAAGAACGGCTGGTGGCGGGTAGTCAATGGTAAAGTAGATTTTGACTGCAACAGTGTGGAGAAGAACCAGAACGGCTGGTGGGTGATCCAGGACGGCAAGGTGAACTTCAAGTATACCGGTTTTGCGGAGAATCAGAACGGCTGGTGGTACTGCAAGGGCGGAAAAGTGCAGTTCGGTACCAACGATGTGATCAAAGGTACTGTTAACGGCAAGAAGGCCTGGTGGCATGTAGTCAAAGGCGAAGTTACCTTTGATACTACTGTAGCCAAGAATAAGAACGGCTGGTGGCGGATTGAAGACGGCAAGGTAAACTTCAACTGCGACAGTGTGGAGAAGAATAAGAACGGCTGGTGGTATATCCGTGACGGCAAGGTAAACTTCAAGTATACCGGCGTAGCCAAGAATAAGAACGGCTGGTGGCGGATCGTTAAAGGCAAGGTTGACTTCAAGTGCAACAGTGTGGAGAAGAACCACAACGGCTGGTGGTATATCCGCGGCGGCCAGGTGGACTTTGATTATACCGGCGTGGCCAAGAATAAGAACGGCTGGTGGCGGATCGTAGACGGCAAGGTAGATTTTAGCTGCAACAGCGTGGAGAAGAATCATAAGGGCTGGTGGTACATCCGCAAAGGTAAAGTAGACTTTGGTTATACCGGCGTGGCTAAGAACGCCAACGGCTGGTGGCGGATCGAGAAGGGCAAGGTAAACTTCAAATACAACGGCGTGGCAAGCAACTCCAACGGCTCCTGGTATATTGTAGATGGTAAAGTAGACTTTGGCTATACAGGAACCATCACCTGGAAGGGCGATACATACAAGGTAAAAGAAGGCAAGGTTGAACTGAAAAGCGACGCCAAGATGTATAAGAAGGCCCAGAGCATGTCCAGCAATACGAAATGGCTGATCCTGGTGGATACCAAGAAGAACCGGGTTGGGATTTACAAAGGTTCCAAAGGGAACTGGCAGGAGTCGAAGTACTGGAAGTGTACAACCGGTAAGTCTTCTACCCCGACCGTGAAGGGCAGCTTCACAGTGAAGTCCAAGGGCCTGCGTTTTGGAAGCGGATATACCTGCTGGTACTATACGCAGTTCCATGGAAACTACCTGTTCCATTCTGTCCTTTATAATCCGGGAAGCAAGACCAGCATCCAGGACGGAAGACTGGGGATCAACGCGTCTCATGGCTGCGTAAGACTGTCGCTGAGCAACGCGAAATGGATCTACAATAACATTCCTAAGGGAACAAAGGTTTATATTTATTAG
- a CDS encoding ABC transporter permease, which produces MFASVKYVWTENIQNLYRIYCIAKYELLAEMRDSKFGIFWNFASPAIQVLTYWLVFGIAWSKRPVGGIAYLPWLVVGYSAWWFVKPCIERGCNSIYSKTSVITKMKFPVSVLPATICAKEFFNHCCMLVIAFVTILLCGFRPNVYWLGLIYYAVCAFAFSEAVALILSVLNMLWRDVKKLVTSLMRMLMYFSPVIWECHFNDSIPHHGILNLIMKLNPLYYIINGYRDCVFYETNFWQHPALTVYFWGITLVLFVAGCMLMYKFRRKFIDLI; this is translated from the coding sequence GTGTTTGCCAGTGTAAAATACGTTTGGACAGAAAATATTCAGAACTTATATAGAATTTATTGCATCGCAAAATATGAGCTGCTTGCAGAGATGCGGGATTCCAAATTTGGAATCTTCTGGAATTTCGCGTCTCCGGCGATCCAGGTGCTGACCTACTGGCTGGTATTTGGAATTGCCTGGAGCAAGAGGCCTGTGGGAGGGATCGCTTACCTTCCCTGGCTTGTGGTGGGATACAGTGCGTGGTGGTTTGTGAAGCCATGTATCGAGCGGGGCTGTAACTCTATCTACTCGAAGACCAGTGTGATCACCAAGATGAAGTTCCCGGTGAGCGTACTGCCGGCAACCATCTGCGCGAAGGAATTCTTCAATCACTGCTGTATGCTGGTGATCGCCTTTGTGACGATCCTGCTCTGTGGTTTCCGGCCTAATGTATACTGGTTGGGCCTGATCTACTATGCGGTGTGCGCGTTCGCGTTCTCTGAGGCGGTGGCGTTGATCCTGTCAGTGTTGAATATGCTCTGGAGGGATGTAAAGAAACTGGTGACTTCCCTTATGCGGATGCTGATGTATTTCTCGCCAGTGATCTGGGAATGCCATTTCAACGACAGCATCCCTCATCACGGGATCCTTAATCTGATCATGAAGCTGAATCCGCTGTATTATATTATCAACGGATACAGGGACTGTGTGTTTTATGAGACGAATTTCTGGCAGCATCCGGCGCTTACGGTGTATTTCTGGGGGATCACACTGGTGCTGTTTGTTGCAGGGTGTATGCTGATGTATAAATTCAGACGCAAATTCATTGATTTGATCTAA
- a CDS encoding ATP-binding cassette domain-containing protein, translated as MSSIEYAVEMEQVSKIYKLKKKDGKTEGAEKFYALRDISLKINKGDVVGILGTNGSGKSTLAMILAGISEIDGGSITVNGEQALISINTGLNSQLTGLENINVKGALLGFNKKKIQEITEGVIEFAELGDFLYQPVKTYSSGMKSRLGFSISLALDPDILIVDEALSVGDKGFAKKCLGRMKELRDKSEKTILFISHSLPQVREFCRTGIWIDGGRLKEMGDIDMVCDHYSAYVEELNELPKKEKKKFLDDKMKERIIVEEKHSFWSRLRRKAGL; from the coding sequence ATGAGCAGTATAGAATATGCGGTAGAGATGGAACAGGTTTCCAAGATCTATAAGTTGAAAAAGAAAGATGGTAAGACAGAAGGAGCGGAAAAATTTTACGCTTTGCGGGATATTTCACTGAAAATTAACAAAGGGGATGTGGTAGGTATTCTGGGCACCAATGGATCCGGGAAATCTACACTGGCTATGATCCTGGCGGGGATATCAGAGATCGACGGAGGAAGTATCACAGTTAATGGTGAGCAGGCCCTGATCTCCATCAATACCGGACTGAACAGCCAGCTTACTGGTCTTGAAAATATTAATGTTAAGGGCGCGCTGCTGGGCTTCAATAAGAAGAAGATACAGGAAATCACAGAGGGTGTGATTGAGTTCGCGGAGTTGGGGGATTTCCTCTATCAGCCGGTGAAGACCTATTCCAGCGGTATGAAATCCAGGCTGGGCTTCTCTATCTCACTTGCTCTGGATCCGGACATCCTGATCGTCGATGAGGCCCTTTCCGTAGGAGACAAAGGATTTGCCAAGAAGTGTCTGGGCAGGATGAAAGAGCTTCGGGATAAAAGTGAGAAGACGATCCTGTTTATCTCCCATTCCCTGCCCCAGGTCCGGGAATTCTGCAGGACCGGTATCTGGATTGACGGCGGCAGGCTGAAAGAAATGGGCGATATCGATATGGTCTGCGACCACTATTCTGCCTATGTGGAAGAATTAAATGAACTTCCCAAGAAAGAAAAGAAGAAGTTCTTAGATGATAAGATGAAAGAGCGCATTATTGTGGAGGAGAAACATTCATTCTGGTCACGGCTTCGCAGGAAAGCAGGACTGTAA